A stretch of the Staphylococcus sp. NRL 16/872 genome encodes the following:
- a CDS encoding PLP-dependent transferase has product MKDTQLAQISLTKDTTGSIANPIYLSTAYQHPHLGESTGYDYTRTKNPTRSAFEESFANLEGGIASFATSSGMAAIQLVCNLFKPGDEILVAFDLYGGTFRLFDFYEKQYGIKFIYVDFLNYEEVTEQITPNTKALFIEPISNPQMIEIDVEPYYVLSKKHNLLTIIDNTFLTPYLSTPLVEGADIVLHSATKYIGGHNDVLAGVVTVKDETLAEQLGQFHNMIGATLSPLDSYLLQRGLKTLHLRIDRSQENAKKLAERCQISDSIDEVLYSGKTGMLSLCLNKAYSVAKFLENLEICIFAESLGGTETFITFPYTQTHVDMPDEEKDKRGIDEHLIRLSIGIEDYNDIEADIIQALENSKVGVIS; this is encoded by the coding sequence ATGAAAGATACTCAATTAGCACAAATATCCTTAACTAAAGACACAACAGGTTCGATTGCTAATCCAATATATTTGTCTACTGCATATCAACATCCTCACCTGGGAGAATCAACAGGATACGATTATACAAGAACGAAGAACCCTACACGATCAGCATTTGAAGAATCTTTCGCCAACTTAGAAGGTGGCATTGCATCATTTGCCACATCAAGTGGCATGGCTGCTATTCAATTAGTTTGTAACCTATTTAAACCAGGTGATGAAATTTTAGTGGCATTTGATTTATACGGTGGCACATTTAGATTATTTGATTTTTATGAAAAGCAATACGGCATTAAATTCATTTATGTAGATTTTCTAAATTATGAAGAAGTCACAGAGCAAATTACACCTAATACTAAAGCACTTTTCATCGAACCTATTTCAAATCCGCAAATGATTGAAATTGACGTTGAGCCATATTACGTACTTAGTAAAAAACATAATTTATTAACCATTATCGACAACACATTTTTAACACCTTATCTATCAACGCCATTAGTAGAAGGCGCAGATATCGTGCTTCATTCCGCAACAAAATATATTGGAGGTCACAATGATGTATTAGCTGGTGTCGTCACTGTGAAAGACGAAACTTTAGCTGAACAACTTGGCCAATTCCACAACATGATTGGCGCAACATTATCACCACTTGATAGTTATTTGTTACAACGTGGTTTGAAGACATTACATTTAAGAATCGATCGTTCTCAAGAAAATGCAAAGAAATTAGCCGAAAGGTGTCAAATCTCAGATTCCATTGACGAAGTTCTTTACAGTGGTAAAACAGGGATGCTGAGTTTATGTCTTAATAAGGCTTATAGCGTCGCTAAATTTTTGGAAAATTTAGAAATTTGTATTTTTGCAGAAAGCTTAGGCGGAACTGAAACATTTATTACCTTCCCTTACACTCAAACGCACGTTGATATGCCAGATGAAGAAAAAGATAAACGTGGTATCGATGAACACTTAATCAGACTATCTATAGGTATTGAGGATTATAACGATATTGAAGCTGATATTATCCAAGCACTGGAGAATTCTAAAGTAGGAGTGATTTCATGA
- the metC gene encoding cystathionine beta-lyase MetC, whose translation MTLSKETEVIFDEHRGVDYLSANPPLYDSSTFHQSILGGNAKFDYARSGNPNRQLLEEKLAKLEGGKYAFAFASGIAAISAVLLTLKAEDHVILPDDVYGGTFRLTEQILNRFNIRFTTVNATNPIEIEHAIQENTKLIYVETPSNPCFKITDIKAVANIARQHDLLLAVDNTFMTPLGQSPLALGADIVVHSATKFLGGHSDIIAGAAITNRKDVADALYLLQNGTGTALSAHDSWTLAKHLKTLPVRFKQSTSNAKQLVEFLSNREEIAEVYYPGNSSLHLSQAKSGGAVIGFRLKDETKAQAFVDALTLPLVSVSLGGVETILSHPATMSHAAVPEQVRNERGITFGLFRLSVGLEQPQELIADINYALKEAFNESLIKPITEQRFSS comes from the coding sequence ATGACTTTATCCAAAGAAACGGAAGTTATTTTTGATGAACATAGAGGTGTAGATTATCTTTCAGCAAATCCACCATTATACGATTCTTCTACTTTCCATCAAAGCATCCTAGGGGGTAACGCTAAATTCGATTACGCAAGAAGTGGTAATCCTAATCGTCAATTACTCGAGGAAAAATTAGCCAAACTTGAAGGTGGCAAATACGCCTTCGCTTTCGCGTCAGGTATAGCTGCAATTTCAGCAGTACTACTTACGTTAAAAGCCGAAGATCATGTCATTCTTCCAGATGATGTTTATGGGGGTACGTTTAGATTAACTGAACAAATCCTTAATCGTTTTAATATTCGATTTACTACAGTTAATGCTACTAACCCTATTGAAATTGAACACGCTATTCAAGAAAACACTAAATTAATTTATGTAGAAACACCTTCAAACCCATGTTTTAAAATTACCGATATTAAAGCAGTTGCTAACATCGCACGCCAACATGATTTACTACTCGCTGTTGATAATACTTTTATGACGCCTTTAGGCCAGTCACCACTTGCTTTAGGCGCCGACATCGTCGTTCATTCAGCTACTAAGTTTTTAGGTGGACATAGCGATATTATAGCTGGCGCTGCGATTACAAATCGTAAAGATGTGGCAGATGCACTTTATTTACTTCAAAACGGTACAGGCACTGCCCTTTCCGCTCACGATAGTTGGACTTTAGCTAAACACTTAAAAACTTTGCCCGTACGTTTTAAACAATCAACATCAAATGCGAAACAACTTGTTGAGTTTTTAAGCAATAGAGAAGAAATTGCCGAAGTATATTATCCCGGAAATAGCTCACTCCACTTATCTCAAGCTAAGAGTGGTGGCGCCGTTATCGGTTTCAGGTTAAAAGATGAAACAAAGGCACAAGCTTTCGTAGATGCACTTACTTTACCTTTAGTTTCAGTAAGTTTAGGCGGTGTAGAAACGATTCTTTCGCACCCTGCTACAATGTCACACGCTGCCGTTCCTGAACAAGTTCGAAATGAACGCGGTATTACATTCGGCTTATTCCGATTAAGTGTAGGTCTAGAACAACCTCAAGAATTAATTGCAGACATCAACTACGCATTAAAGGAGGCTTTCAATGAGTCGCTTATTAAACCAATTACAGAACAACGTTTTAGTAGCTGA
- a CDS encoding bifunctional homocysteine S-methyltransferase/methylenetetrahydrofolate reductase: MSRLLNQLQNNVLVADGAMGTILYSEGLDTCPEAYNLTHPDKVERIHRSYIEAGADIIQTNTYGANFEKLKTFGLEHKVKDIHKAAVQIAKRAANPTTFILGTVGGFRGLKQEELPLSTIQYHAENQIDTLVEEGVDGLLFETYYDLEELTNIVTSTRRKYDIPIIAQLTASNTNYLVDGTEINEALKQLVECGADIVGLNCHHGPHHMQRSFSHIELPKHAYLSCYPNASLLDIENSEFKYSDNAQYFGDVAQELINEGVRIIGGCCGTTPKHIAYIKASVKDLKPITTKKVIPINRKTNHAATHTYKHNLTTKVKNGPTVIVELDTPKHLDTDLFFENIRKLDEANIDAVTLADNSLATVRISNIAAASIIRQRYDIEPLVHITCRDRNLIGLQSHLLGLSLIGVNEILAITGDPSKVGHLPGASNVYDVNSKGLTELALRFNQGINTDGDALKKHTNFNIAGAFDPNVRKLDGAVKRLEKKVAAGMSYFITQPVYSKEKIKEVYEATKYLNTPLFIGIMPIVSYNNALFLHNEVPGIKMSEDILNQFKAVKDDKEKTKALSLRLSKELIDTVHEYFNGLYIITPFQRIDYSLELAAYSKAITQNKEAIS; this comes from the coding sequence ATGAGTCGCTTATTAAACCAATTACAGAACAACGTTTTAGTAGCTGATGGCGCAATGGGAACCATCCTCTACTCAGAGGGGCTCGACACTTGTCCTGAAGCTTACAACCTTACGCATCCTGACAAAGTTGAACGCATCCATCGCTCCTATATAGAAGCTGGTGCTGACATTATACAAACCAATACTTATGGCGCTAATTTTGAAAAGTTAAAAACCTTTGGCTTAGAACACAAAGTGAAAGATATTCATAAAGCGGCTGTACAAATCGCAAAACGTGCAGCTAACCCCACTACTTTCATATTAGGTACAGTTGGTGGTTTCAGAGGATTAAAACAAGAAGAATTACCATTATCTACCATACAGTATCATGCAGAAAATCAAATCGACACCCTTGTAGAAGAAGGTGTGGACGGCTTACTCTTCGAAACCTATTACGATTTAGAAGAGTTAACCAATATTGTTACTAGTACACGTCGCAAATATGATATTCCGATTATTGCTCAACTTACCGCTTCAAATACGAATTATTTAGTCGACGGTACAGAAATTAATGAAGCGTTAAAACAATTAGTAGAATGTGGCGCCGATATAGTCGGCCTCAATTGTCACCATGGACCTCATCATATGCAACGCTCATTTTCTCATATCGAATTGCCTAAACATGCGTATCTCTCATGTTATCCCAATGCAAGTCTACTTGATATAGAGAATAGTGAATTTAAATATAGTGATAACGCACAATATTTCGGAGACGTAGCACAAGAGCTCATTAACGAAGGGGTCAGAATTATAGGAGGTTGTTGCGGTACCACTCCTAAACATATCGCCTATATCAAGGCTTCAGTTAAAGACTTGAAGCCAATTACTACTAAAAAAGTAATACCAATCAATCGCAAAACAAATCATGCTGCTACGCACACTTATAAGCATAATTTGACTACAAAAGTTAAGAATGGTCCAACAGTGATCGTTGAACTCGATACACCAAAGCATCTTGATACTGACTTATTCTTCGAGAATATTCGTAAGCTCGATGAAGCTAATATTGATGCTGTTACACTTGCCGATAACTCTCTTGCTACAGTTCGTATCAGCAACATTGCAGCAGCAAGTATTATCCGACAACGCTATGATATTGAGCCACTCGTTCATATCACCTGTCGTGATCGAAATTTAATTGGCTTACAATCTCATTTACTTGGTTTATCACTCATAGGTGTTAATGAAATTCTTGCCATTACTGGCGACCCTTCAAAAGTGGGCCATCTGCCAGGAGCGTCAAATGTTTATGACGTCAACTCCAAAGGCTTAACAGAATTAGCTTTACGATTTAACCAAGGTATCAATACAGACGGTGATGCGCTGAAGAAACATACAAACTTCAACATCGCTGGCGCATTTGACCCTAACGTTCGTAAACTAGACGGCGCAGTTAAACGCCTAGAGAAAAAGGTAGCAGCAGGCATGAGTTATTTCATCACACAACCTGTTTATAGTAAGGAGAAAATTAAAGAAGTATATGAGGCAACAAAATACCTCAATACCCCACTATTTATAGGTATCATGCCAATCGTGAGCTATAATAACGCACTTTTTCTACATAACGAAGTGCCAGGTATTAAGATGTCGGAAGATATATTAAACCAATTTAAAGCAGTTAAAGATGATAAAGAAAAAACAAAAGCGCTAAGTTTGAGACTTTCTAAAGAATTAATCGATACCGTTCATGAGTACTTTAATGGTTTATACATTATTACACCTTTCCAACGCATTGATTATTCATTAGAACTTGCAGCGTATTCTAAAGCAATTACCCAAAACAAGGAGGCAATATCATGA
- the metE gene encoding 5-methyltetrahydropteroyltriglutamate--homocysteine S-methyltransferase has translation MTTIKTSNLGFPRLGRKREWKKAIESYWAKKIDKAELDQALTDLHRENLLLQKNYNLDSVPVGDFSLYDHILDTSLLFNIIPERFQGREVNDDLLFDIARGNKEHVASALIKWFNTNYHYIVPEWNNVKPKVNRNVLLDRFNYAKSINVNAHPVIVGPITFVKLSKGGKQSFKEKVQTLLPLYKEVFQSLVDAGANYIQVDEPILVTDESASYEDITKEAYDYFAKAGLADKLVIQTYFERVNVKFLSSLPVGGLGLDFVHDNGYNLKQIEAGDFDKSKTLYAGIIDGRNVWAADIEAKKELIEKLQNFAKNIVIQPSSSLLHVPVSLDDETLDESIEEGLSFSTEKLDELDALRRLFNNKDSKKYDKLKARYERFQSQSFKNLEYDFDSVPTSRKSPFPERKKVQDARLNLPDLPTTTIGSFPQTREVRKYRADWKNKRISDEEYNNFLESEIARWIKIQEDIGLDVLVHGEFERNDMVEFFGEKLQGFLVTKFGWVQSYGSRAVKPPVIYGDVKWTEPLTVKETVYAQCLTTKPVKGMLTGPVTILNWSFERVDIPRKVVQDQIALAIDEEVLALEEAGIKVIQVDEPALREGLPLRSEYHEQYLADAVNSFKLATSSVQDETQIHTHMCYSQFGQIIHAIHDLDADVISIETSRSHGDLIKDFEDINYDLGIGLGVYDIHSPRIPTEKEIATAIDRSLQQIDRSLFWVNPDCGLKTRKEDEVKDALTVLVNTVRKKRKENNQNKPA, from the coding sequence ATGACAACAATTAAAACTTCAAATTTAGGATTCCCAAGACTAGGTAGAAAAAGAGAATGGAAAAAAGCAATTGAAAGCTACTGGGCTAAAAAAATTGATAAAGCAGAATTAGATCAAGCGTTAACTGACTTACATCGAGAAAATTTATTACTCCAAAAAAATTATAATTTAGATAGTGTACCAGTGGGTGATTTCTCATTATATGACCACATTCTTGATACATCATTATTATTCAACATCATTCCTGAACGTTTCCAAGGACGCGAAGTCAATGATGATTTACTCTTTGATATTGCACGTGGTAATAAAGAACATGTCGCGAGCGCTTTAATTAAATGGTTCAATACGAACTATCACTATATTGTGCCAGAATGGAACAACGTTAAACCTAAAGTAAATCGCAACGTCTTATTAGATCGTTTTAACTATGCGAAATCAATCAATGTGAACGCTCATCCTGTCATCGTAGGTCCTATCACTTTTGTGAAATTATCTAAAGGAGGTAAACAATCATTCAAAGAAAAAGTACAAACTTTACTTCCATTATATAAAGAAGTCTTTCAATCACTTGTAGATGCTGGCGCTAACTATATCCAAGTTGATGAACCTATTTTAGTAACAGACGAAAGTGCAAGTTATGAAGATATTACAAAAGAAGCATATGACTATTTTGCTAAAGCAGGATTAGCTGACAAATTAGTTATCCAAACTTACTTTGAACGTGTCAATGTTAAATTCTTAAGTTCATTACCGGTTGGTGGCTTAGGTTTAGACTTTGTACATGACAACGGCTATAACTTAAAACAAATTGAAGCTGGCGACTTTGATAAATCTAAAACATTATACGCCGGCATTATTGATGGCCGTAATGTATGGGCAGCTGATATTGAAGCTAAGAAAGAACTAATCGAGAAATTACAAAACTTTGCTAAAAATATCGTTATTCAACCATCATCTTCATTATTACATGTGCCTGTATCATTAGATGATGAAACATTAGATGAATCTATCGAAGAAGGTTTAAGTTTCTCTACTGAAAAGTTAGACGAATTAGACGCACTTCGTCGTTTATTCAATAACAAAGACAGCAAAAAATACGATAAATTAAAAGCACGTTATGAACGTTTCCAAAGCCAATCATTTAAAAACTTAGAATACGACTTTGATAGCGTCCCAACAAGCCGTAAATCACCATTCCCTGAACGTAAAAAAGTACAAGATGCACGTTTAAATTTACCAGATTTACCAACAACAACAATCGGTTCATTCCCTCAAACAAGAGAAGTGCGTAAATACCGTGCTGACTGGAAAAACAAACGTATTTCAGATGAAGAATATAACAATTTCCTAGAAAGTGAAATCGCGCGTTGGATTAAAATTCAAGAAGACATTGGTTTAGATGTCCTCGTCCATGGAGAATTCGAGCGTAATGACATGGTTGAATTCTTTGGCGAAAAACTTCAAGGTTTCTTAGTAACTAAATTCGGATGGGTTCAATCGTATGGTTCACGTGCTGTAAAACCACCAGTGATTTATGGTGATGTTAAATGGACTGAACCATTAACAGTAAAAGAAACAGTCTATGCTCAATGTTTAACTACTAAACCTGTAAAAGGTATGCTTACTGGTCCTGTCACTATCTTAAACTGGTCATTCGAACGTGTAGACATTCCTCGTAAGGTCGTTCAAGATCAAATCGCTCTAGCCATTGATGAAGAAGTATTAGCATTAGAAGAAGCGGGTATTAAAGTAATTCAGGTAGATGAACCAGCATTACGTGAAGGTTTACCATTACGTTCTGAATACCATGAACAATATCTTGCAGATGCAGTGAATTCATTTAAACTTGCAACATCTTCTGTCCAAGATGAAACTCAAATTCATACGCATATGTGTTATTCTCAATTTGGTCAAATCATCCATGCCATCCATGATTTAGATGCAGATGTGATCTCTATTGAAACATCTCGTAGCCATGGTGATTTAATCAAAGACTTTGAAGATATTAACTATGATTTAGGAATTGGTTTAGGTGTTTATGACATTCACAGCCCACGTATTCCTACTGAAAAAGAAATTGCGACTGCAATTGACCGTTCTTTACAACAAATTGATCGTTCATTATTCTGGGTTAACCCAGACTGTGGTTTAAAAACACGTAAAGAAGACGAAGTCAAAGATGCATTAACAGTCTTAGTAAATACAGTACGCAAAAAACGTAAAGAAAATAACCAAAACAAACCTGCATAA
- a CDS encoding cyclase family protein: MTNYPLWDQLNTLKESEWVDLTHTFDPEIPRFSEFEKGEVSTLFNVKDHGFYVQRWNIVTQYGTHIDAPIHFVENKRYLEELDLKELVLPLIVLDFSKEATENADFIVTRDHLEQWEANNGKIEEGTFVALRTDWSKRWPDIEKFENKDAEGNQHLPGWGLDALKFLIEERGVKSIGHETFDTDASVDTAKNGDIVGERYILGQDTFQLELLTNLDQLPTRGAVIYAISPKPKDAPGFPVRAFAIKP, translated from the coding sequence ATGACAAACTATCCATTATGGGATCAACTCAATACTTTAAAAGAAAGTGAATGGGTCGATTTAACACATACCTTCGATCCAGAAATCCCTCGTTTTAGTGAATTTGAAAAGGGAGAAGTGTCCACGCTATTCAACGTCAAAGATCATGGATTTTATGTACAACGTTGGAATATCGTGACACAATACGGCACACACATTGATGCGCCAATTCACTTTGTAGAGAATAAACGCTATCTAGAAGAATTAGATTTAAAAGAATTAGTCTTGCCTCTTATTGTCTTAGACTTTTCAAAAGAAGCAACAGAAAACGCTGACTTCATCGTAACTAGAGACCATTTAGAACAATGGGAAGCGAATAACGGTAAAATTGAAGAAGGCACATTTGTAGCTTTACGTACGGATTGGTCTAAGCGTTGGCCAGATATTGAAAAATTTGAAAATAAAGATGCTGAGGGTAACCAACATTTACCAGGTTGGGGTCTAGATGCCTTAAAATTCTTAATCGAAGAACGTGGCGTGAAATCTATCGGCCATGAAACATTCGACACAGATGCATCTGTAGATACAGCTAAAAATGGAGATATCGTCGGAGAACGTTATATTCTCGGACAAGATACGTTCCAATTAGAATTATTAACAAATTTAGACCAATTGCCTACACGTGGTGCAGTTATTTATGCAATCAGCCCGAAACCTAAAGACGCACCAGGATTCCCAGTGCGCGCATTCGCAATAAAACCTTAA
- a CDS encoding inositol monophosphatase family protein has product MYAIQDIDYRIKAWISHIAQKVDMMLQYVAVETKKNELDLVTNIDKEVQADFTKLINEYYPDHQLMGEEKSNIEVDMYSGYAWTIDPIDGTTNLVKQGKDYCLILSLFYNGEPLLAYTYEFYQQKLYKAVKGEGVTVNGLPLQAKKYQHLKDALISIDPKHTTSDLLKALLSKSHGFRFIGAGGIGALRTITGDFGASIDVGANLWDMSAQLLYAKELGLVVTDIEGKEIDLNHVKGAIIAHPAIHTEIVKIIKQYGIK; this is encoded by the coding sequence ATGTACGCAATTCAAGATATTGACTACCGTATTAAAGCATGGATATCACATATCGCCCAAAAAGTAGATATGATGCTTCAATATGTGGCGGTTGAAACAAAGAAAAACGAATTAGATTTAGTGACTAATATCGACAAAGAGGTTCAAGCTGATTTCACTAAGCTCATCAATGAATATTATCCAGACCATCAATTAATGGGGGAAGAAAAAAGTAATATTGAAGTCGATATGTATAGTGGTTATGCATGGACAATAGATCCAATTGATGGTACGACAAATCTTGTGAAACAAGGTAAAGATTATTGTTTGATCTTAAGTTTGTTTTATAATGGTGAGCCATTATTAGCGTATACTTATGAATTTTATCAACAAAAACTATATAAAGCAGTGAAAGGCGAAGGGGTTACAGTAAATGGTTTGCCACTTCAAGCTAAGAAGTATCAACACCTTAAAGATGCTTTAATTTCAATCGATCCAAAGCATACAACCTCTGATCTTTTAAAGGCGTTATTATCGAAGTCTCATGGTTTTCGCTTCATCGGGGCTGGAGGTATTGGCGCATTAAGAACAATTACAGGTGATTTTGGCGCTAGCATAGATGTTGGAGCAAATCTTTGGGACATGAGTGCACAATTACTGTATGCGAAAGAATTAGGATTAGTTGTAACAGATATAGAAGGAAAAGAAATTGATTTAAATCACGTAAAAGGGGCAATTATTGCACATCCTGCGATACACACAGAAATTGTAAAAATCATCAAACAGTACGGCATTAAATAG
- the hdcA gene encoding histidine decarboxylase, pyruvoyl type, translating to MKQADKILNKVGINRVALNKGSKYSKGFMEDGNIGEGYVAGLKVDAGTRKKTDDNILDNIVSYDRAEAKNAYMGQINMITASSFTGLQGSTLGYDILRNPEVDDAKPLFSVKQWDGSELPIYDSKPLQDALVEYFGTEQERRHHLTPGAMSICANKGVVASRPDENRDLKEDEGYGVWSAIAISFAEDNTTGSDMFVEDAGIWKEPSEEKLIEYLNEKRHAIAISIAECGEDNHVRYKSSWIGFAYTMMEPGEIGNAITVGPYFTLPITAIPNGDINKPEESFYSLQDMKLNEWLEKMNYESLTKNGIKY from the coding sequence ATGAAACAAGCAGACAAAATTTTAAACAAAGTTGGTATTAATCGAGTTGCTTTGAACAAAGGAAGTAAATATTCCAAAGGTTTTATGGAAGACGGGAATATTGGTGAAGGTTATGTAGCAGGGTTAAAAGTAGATGCTGGAACACGTAAAAAAACCGATGACAATATATTAGATAATATAGTGTCATATGATCGTGCAGAAGCCAAAAATGCTTATATGGGACAAATTAACATGATTACAGCTTCTTCATTCACTGGTTTACAAGGCTCTACATTAGGTTACGACATTTTACGTAATCCAGAAGTTGATGATGCTAAGCCTCTATTCTCAGTTAAGCAATGGGATGGCAGTGAATTACCTATATACGATTCTAAACCTCTTCAAGATGCTTTAGTTGAATACTTTGGTACGGAACAAGAAAGACGACATCATTTAACACCTGGTGCCATGTCAATTTGTGCTAACAAAGGTGTAGTAGCTTCACGACCTGATGAAAATCGTGATTTAAAAGAAGATGAAGGATACGGCGTATGGTCAGCAATAGCCATCTCTTTTGCGGAAGACAATACTACCGGATCTGATATGTTCGTTGAAGATGCAGGAATATGGAAAGAACCTAGTGAAGAAAAATTAATAGAATATCTAAATGAGAAACGTCATGCTATTGCCATTTCTATAGCTGAATGTGGTGAAGATAACCACGTAAGATATAAATCATCATGGATTGGTTTTGCATATACTATGATGGAACCAGGTGAAATTGGTAATGCAATTACAGTGGGACCTTATTTCACTTTACCTATTACTGCTATTCCGAATGGTGATATAAATAAACCTGAAGAAAGTTTTTATAGTTTACAAGATATGAAGTTAAATGAATGGCTTGAGAAAATGAACTACGAATCTCTTACTAAAAATGGAATTAAATATTGA
- a CDS encoding basic amino acid/polyamine antiporter, with amino-acid sequence MSQDNKKIKTNKKKDTNSKKLGVMALTAVVLSAMVGGGIYDLPQNMAVNAGAIGQIFSWVITGIIMWFIVKSFMILTDIYPEYKTGLYQYVEKGFGGYAGFFTSWGYWICECFANVTYSVLLMATLDFFFPGKFTGGNNIWSIIGGSIILWLMSLLILNGVKAASSVEIAGTIGMLITTAIFLVVMAISFNWGNFTTNMFANHAIPHLNDKDLGSLQHQISATMMTTLWVFGGVEGAVVLSEKAKSQEDVKTATHLGFIICLILYALASLLPLGLKSYGEIAAMKSPSSGVLLSLIIGPTGRVIIAIGVIVAILASWLTWTLMLSEMPYAAAKAKHFPKQFARTNKNDIPYVSLITSSIIMELIIILTHFSTQAFNTMLTIVGTMTVPPYLLSILFLVKSAYKEDNWPGHHHYKRKNSLIISIIALIGILYMGISAGIKYTVISFIIYAIGIPFYIYARHQFDPNEKTFTKVEAGFAIGIVLIAIVGVFIVIL; translated from the coding sequence ATGTCACAAGATAATAAAAAAATAAAAACTAATAAAAAAAAAGATACTAATTCTAAAAAATTAGGGGTTATGGCATTAACTGCAGTCGTATTATCCGCTATGGTGGGTGGAGGTATATATGACCTCCCCCAAAATATGGCTGTTAATGCTGGAGCTATTGGTCAAATTTTTTCATGGGTAATTACAGGCATCATTATGTGGTTCATTGTAAAAAGCTTCATGATTTTAACCGATATATACCCTGAGTATAAGACTGGACTTTATCAATATGTAGAAAAAGGATTTGGTGGTTATGCAGGATTCTTTACAAGCTGGGGTTATTGGATTTGTGAATGTTTTGCAAATGTAACCTATTCAGTTTTGCTAATGGCAACACTAGATTTCTTTTTCCCTGGCAAGTTTACCGGAGGAAATAATATTTGGTCCATTATTGGTGGTAGTATCATTTTGTGGTTAATGAGCTTATTAATTTTGAATGGTGTAAAAGCCGCATCTTCTGTAGAGATAGCAGGAACAATCGGTATGTTAATTACAACTGCAATATTTCTAGTAGTAATGGCAATTTCGTTTAATTGGGGTAACTTTACTACAAATATGTTTGCCAATCACGCCATACCCCATCTTAATGATAAAGATTTAGGCTCATTACAACATCAAATATCTGCAACAATGATGACTACATTATGGGTATTTGGTGGTGTTGAAGGTGCTGTTGTTTTGTCAGAAAAAGCTAAATCTCAAGAAGACGTCAAAACAGCAACTCATTTAGGTTTCATTATTTGTTTGATTTTATATGCTTTAGCTTCCCTATTACCTTTAGGTCTAAAAAGTTATGGTGAAATAGCAGCTATGAAAAGTCCTTCATCTGGAGTTCTACTTAGTTTAATTATTGGACCAACTGGTAGAGTCATCATTGCTATAGGCGTTATTGTAGCTATTTTAGCATCTTGGCTAACTTGGACTTTAATGTTATCAGAAATGCCTTATGCGGCAGCTAAAGCTAAACATTTTCCAAAACAATTTGCTAGAACTAATAAAAATGATATTCCTTATGTTTCTTTAATTACATCATCCATAATAATGGAATTGATAATTATTTTAACTCATTTTTCTACACAAGCATTTAATACAATGTTGACGATAGTAGGCACTATGACGGTTCCTCCCTATTTACTATCAATATTGTTTTTAGTAAAAAGTGCTTATAAAGAAGATAACTGGCCAGGTCATCATCACTATAAACGTAAAAATTCACTTATTATTAGTATCATAGCGTTAATTGGAATTTTGTATATGGGTATTTCTGCTGGTATTAAATATACAGTGATTTCTTTCATTATATATGCAATAGGTATTCCATTTTATATTTACGCAAGACATCAGTTCGATCCTAATGAAAAGACATTTACTAAAGTTGAAGCAGGATTTGCAATTGGTATTGTATTGATAGCAATAGTAGGTGTCTTTATAGTTATATTGTAA